The proteins below are encoded in one region of Nilaparvata lugens isolate BPH chromosome X, ASM1435652v1, whole genome shotgun sequence:
- the LOC111051593 gene encoding uncharacterized protein LOC111051593 isoform X2, with protein MEANLEHIDELKKEIADNTRTIKLHLECYMKKALDAVRSNRKVRDTLAFRKEYYKAKKLVEKLNSYTNELLLDIKQANLLEIEIITVPFLPEIDDGLQMQFEMVFLDGSSPWHFWLGHTQKDTATKLNNLLKERLTNLQQLDESPKPGDYVLCKHNDTLVRGFVQIIHAERYLILNIDTGTPIMTRLKRLFKMDAEISLIPQQALKCTLIEDSKDSSLWTNELKELFLNSIRPCKLTVRIIGYNEEYPPHFQVELKAQNIEKDTGNTVDVGKWVTDRINPALKSGRSLSPVLDMFSIQDDKEDNSSNPLSQKSQASPTIEPPHNIREVESITGENRLEQSPEIVAVSTPPATMIKAPTSAANSDEYPRRDDDTVIQTTNVMSVNNLALPLLQNMNLMNLMNLMTGYPSSPVLPNGMPFVGYPFNMNCLFPPPPNQASGYIAANQSLRSAISRSTYALPPPPNQAFGYTAANQSLVSAISRSTTDLPPPPNHVSGYPAANQSLGSENSRSTYALPPPPNQASGYTAANQSLVSANSRSTYALPPPPNQASGYPAANQSLGSAISRSTTDLPLPPNQAFGYTAANQSLGSAISRSPYALPPPPNHVSGYPAANQSLGSAIPRSTTDFKPNQAVEQNQVLFNSKLKTPVVHVRPNEELRAICTYVVSPHEFYVQLDNENNAKVAVLQVELERFYSNCNPVDWRMNPRSKYCACKYIWCVDRPSVGHPAPHTTWYRGEVIYLRGKEAFVYLVDFGVKVFRKIEDLRNLNEHFFLLDKMAKLCHLQNVPKIEDKIDSEDVANYLTSLLITKEPLKMTVVNNSNRNSLEVVVKIHDESINDKIIKYIGMKALSREQNKWNPTASNYFAETNRLDHFNDKKLMATSGCIPMDEKTICSFYRETGRCPKLGCRQIHKLMGKDVSAVVKTETYTRRKLPGEGRIIKIKVLQNGCLSPTRFYGHWEFINDAEKNRKIVRRSYVTYMQIDYESVEYSGGEDDEGESCKETLHTLMTALNEPYNIRHYQHLNVFPLIGELVIAKKISKVGRFVWLRAKVRDVQRFGEKSCDVFLIDFGETNRIPLSDLRRMEPRFLHLPPQATQFCIAGVEELKEQWGPNESPTSIISQWEHKIIFGTVTKRNEDYVEVDLKDENGQSIRHKLHQTGKYRLVAIDVDSQKTG; from the exons atgGAGGCCAACTTGGAACATATCGATGAACTTAAAAAAGAAATAGCCGATAATACTCGGACAATCAAACTTCATTTGGAGTGTTACATGAAAAAG gcTTTAGACGCGGTAAGAAGTAACAGAAAGGTTCGAGATACACTTGCGTTTAGAAAAGAATATTACAAGGCTAAGAAATTGGTGGAAAAACTAAACAGTTACACGAATGAGCTACTGCTGGACATAAAGCAAGCAAATTTACTTGAAATCGAGATTATTACTGTTCCATTTCTACCTGAAATCGATGATGGATTGCAAATGCAGTTTGAAATGGTTTTTCTTGATGGATCAAGTCCATGGCATTTCTGGCTCGGTCACACTCAGAAAGACACCGCTACAAAGCTCAACAATCTTCTGAA AGAAAGATTGACCAACTTGCAGCAACTGGATGAAAGTCCCAAACCTGGTGACTATGTCTTATGTAAGCATAACGATACGCTTGTAAGAGGTTTTGTCCAGATAATACACGCTGAAAG GTATCTCATTCTAAATATCGACACAGGAACTCCCATAATGACTAGATTGAAAAGGCTGTTCAAAATGGATGCGGAAATAAGCTTGATTCCTCAGCAAGCTCTTAAATGCACCCTCATCGAG GATTCCAAGGATTCTTCACTTTGGACCAACGAGTTGAAGGAGCTGTTTTTAAATTCAATAAGACCGTGCAAATTAACTGTAAGGATAATCGGATACAACGAGGAATATCCTCCTCATTTTCAAGTAGAATTGAAAGcccaaaatattgaaaaagacACTGGAAATACAGTAGATGTAGGAAAGTGGGTAACAGATCGAATTAATCCAGCATTGAAAAGTGGTAGGAGCTTGAGTCCTGTGTTGGATATGTTTTCCATTCAAGATGACAAAGAAGATAATAGCAGTAATCCACTATCACAAAAAAGCCAGGCTTCGCCTACCATAGAACCACCACATAACATCAGAGAAGTGGAATCTATAACAGGCGAGAACAGACTAGAACAGAGCCCAGAAATAGTTGCCGTTTCAACTCCTCCAGCAACGATGATTAAAGCTCCAACCTCGGCCGCTAATTCCGATGAATATCCGAGAAGAGACGACGATACTGTCATTCAAACAACTAATGTGATGTCGGTTAATAATCTTGCTTTGCCATTACTTCAAAATATGAATCTTATGAATCTAATGAATCTAATGACGGGCTACCCTTCAAGTCCCGTCCTTCCAAATGGGATGCCATTCGTGGGGTATCCTTTTAATATGAACTGTCTATTTCCACCACCGCCAAACCAAGCATCCGGCTATATAGCTGCAAATCAGTCACTTAGAAGTGCGATTTCGCGTTCAACTTATGCCTTACCACCACCGCCAAACCAAGCATTCGGCTATACGGCTGCAAATCAGTCACTTGTAAGTGCGATTTCGCGTTCCACTACAGACTTACCACCACCGCCAAACCATGTATCTGGCTATCCGGCTGCAAATCAGTCACTTGGAAGTGAAAATTCGCGTTCGACTTATGCCTTACCACCACCCCCAAACCAAGCATCCGGCTATACAGCTGCAAATCAGTCACTTGTTAGTGCAAATTCACGTTCAACTTATGCCTTACCACCACCGCCAAACCAAGCATCCGGTTATCCGGCTGCAAATCAGTCACTTGGAAGTGCGATTTCGCGTTCCACTACAGACTTACCACTACCGCCAAACCAAGCATTCGGCTATACGGCTGCAAATCAGTCACTTGGAAGTGCGATTTCGCGTTCGCCTTATGCCTTACCACCACCGCCAAACCATGTATCTGGCTATCCGGCTGCAAATCAGTCACTTGGAAGTGCTATTCCGCGTTCGACTACAGACTTCAAACCAAATCAAGCTGTTGAACAAAATCAAG tacTTTTCAATTCCAAATTGAAAACACCTGTAGTGCATGTACGTCCAAATGAAGAATTGCGTGCAATTTGCACATATGTTGTATCGCCTCATGAGTTCTATGTTCAACTAGACAATGAGAACAATGCCAAAGTAGCTGT GCTGCAGGTAGAACTTGAAaggttttattcaaattgcaacCCAGTGGATTGGAGAATGAACCCAAGATCAAAGTATTGCGCCTGCAAATATATTTGGTGTGTGGATCGTCCCAGCGTGGGTCACCCAGCTCCTCACACTACCTGGTATAGAGGTGAAGTCATCTATTTGAGAGGC AAAGAAGCATTTGTATACCTCGTGGATTTCGGTGTAAAAGTATTCAGGAAGATCGAAGATTTACGAAATTTGAATGAGCACTTTTTTCTCCTCGACAAAATGGCTAAACTGTGCCATCTTCAAAAC GTACCAAAGATTGAGGATAAGATCGATTCAGAAGATGTTGCCAACTACTTGACATCTCTTCTTATAACCAAAGAACCACTGAAAATGACTGTTGTCAACAATTCCAATAG GAATTCGTTGGAGGTTGTTGTCAAAATTCATGATGAATCAATAAACgacaaaataatcaaatatatagGCATGAAAGCCCTCTCCAGAGAACAAAATA agTGGAACCCCACGGCAAGCAACTACTTTGCTGAAACTAACAGACTGGACCATTTTAATGACAAAAAGTTGATGGCAACCTCTGGATGCATTCCCATGGACGAGAAGACAATCTGTAGCTTTTACAGAGAGACTGGTCGTTGTCCGAAGTTAGGATGTCGACAAATACATAAACTCATGGGTAAAG ATGTATCTGCAGTTGTCAAGACTGAAACTTACACACGACGAAAATTGCCAGGGGAGGGACGCATTATAAAGATCAAAGTCCTACAAAACGGATGTCTATCACCTACACGGTTCTATGGGCATTGGGAGTTTATCAATG ATGCTGAAAAGAACCGGAAAATTGTTCGTAGATCATATGTCACGTATATGCAAATAGACTACGAATCTGTTGAGTATTCTGGTGGTGAAGATGATGAAGGTGAATCTTGTAAAGAAACGTTGCACACATTAATGACAGCATTGAATGAGCCGTACAACATTCGCCACTACCAGCATCTCAACGTATTTCCACTGATTGGTGAATTGGTGATTGcaaaaaaaatttccaaagttgGAAGATTTGTTTGGTTACGAGCCAAAGTGCGTGACGTACAACGGTTTGGCGAAAAATCGTGTGAT GTATTCCTAATTGATTTCGGGGAGACAAATAGAATTCCTCTCAGTGATTTGCGTCGTATGGAACCCAGATTTCTACATCTTCCTCCACAG GCTACTCAATTTTGTATAGCAGGAGTAGAAGAGTTAAAGGAGCAATGGGGACCTAATGAGTCACCGACATCAATCATTTCCCAATGGGaacacaaaattatttttggaaCAGTTACCAAAAG aaatgaaGACTATGTGGAGGTTGATTTGAAGGATGAAAACGGTCAGAGTATTCGTCATAAACTTCACCAAACTGGGAAGTACCGTCTAGTAGCTATCGACGTCGACAGTCAAAAGACGGGTTGA